From a region of the Thiomicrorhabdus sp. genome:
- the gap gene encoding type I glyceraldehyde-3-phosphate dehydrogenase, producing MTIKVGINGFGRIGRMAFRAAAKDFQNIEVVAINDLLDPEYLAYMLKYDSVHGRFDGDVAVVDGNLVVNGKTIRITAERNPADLAWSDVGADLVIECTGFFLTEESCQAHIDAGAKKVVQSAPSKDHTPMFVYGVNHNEYKGEAIVSAASCTTNGLAPVAKVLNDNFGIKRGLMTTVHAATATQKTVDGPSMKDWRGGRGILENIIPSSTGAAKAVGKVLPALNGKLTGMAFRVPTSDVSVVDLTVELNKEASYEDICAAMKKASEGEMAGVLGYTEEANVSTDFRGDSHPSIFDAKAGIALDSTFVKVVAWYDNEYGYTCNMMRVVEHVGK from the coding sequence ATGACTATTAAAGTTGGTATTAACGGTTTCGGCCGTATCGGTCGTATGGCTTTCCGTGCAGCAGCAAAAGATTTTCAAAACATCGAAGTAGTTGCAATCAATGATTTACTAGATCCTGAATACCTAGCTTATATGCTTAAGTATGATTCAGTACACGGTCGTTTTGACGGTGATGTTGCTGTTGTTGATGGTAACCTAGTTGTAAATGGTAAGACTATCCGTATCACTGCTGAGCGTAACCCAGCTGACCTAGCATGGTCTGATGTTGGTGCTGATTTAGTTATCGAATGTACTGGTTTCTTCCTGACTGAAGAATCTTGTCAAGCTCACATTGATGCTGGTGCTAAGAAAGTAGTTCAGTCTGCTCCTTCTAAGGATCACACTCCAATGTTCGTATATGGTGTTAACCACAACGAATACAAAGGTGAAGCAATTGTTTCTGCTGCTTCTTGTACTACTAACGGTCTAGCACCAGTTGCTAAAGTACTTAACGATAACTTCGGTATCAAACGTGGTCTTATGACTACTGTTCACGCTGCAACAGCTACTCAGAAAACTGTTGATGGTCCTTCAATGAAAGACTGGCGTGGTGGTCGTGGTATTCTTGAGAATATCATCCCATCTTCAACTGGTGCAGCTAAAGCAGTAGGTAAAGTACTTCCTGCTCTTAACGGTAAGTTAACAGGTATGGCTTTCCGTGTACCTACTTCTGACGTTTCTGTTGTTGATTTAACAGTTGAGCTAAACAAAGAAGCTTCTTATGAAGATATTTGTGCAGCAATGAAGAAAGCTTCTGAAGGTGAAATGGCTGGTGTTCTAGGTTATACAGAAGAAGCAAACGTTTCTACTGATTTCCGTGGTGATTCTCACCCATCTATCTTTGACGCTAAAGCGGGTATCGCTCTAGATTCTACTTTCGTTAAAGTAGTTGCTTGGTACGATAACGAGTATGGTTATACTTGTAACATGATGCGCGTTGTAGAACACGTTGGAAAATAA
- the tkt gene encoding transketolase encodes MATRRDLANAIRALSMDAVQKANSGHPGAPMGMADIAEVLWNSHMKFNPTNSKWADRDRFVLSNGHGSMLMYSLLHLSGYDLSMEDIKQFRQLHAKTAGHPEYGYAEGIETTTGPLGQGITNAVGMAIAERTLAAQFNKPGHDIVDHNTYVFMGDGCLMEGLSHEACAMAGTLGLGKLIAFWDDNDISIDGNIGDWMEKGVPGRFVSYDWHVIPNVDGHDADAINAAIEEAKKVTDKPTLICTKTVIGFGSPNKCGTYSCHGAPLGDDEIALARKELGWTAGPFEIPEDIYAGWDHKAQGAKDEAAWNEKFAAYKAAYPAEAAEFERRMAGELPANFEVDMDAFIAKTQAEMPKLASRQASQKTIEELGNLLPEMFGGSADLTGSNLTNWSKMVKVNKENADGNYLSWGVREFGMAHMMNGMVLHGGFKVFGGTFFMFMEFMRNALRMSALMKIGTIYVYTHDSIGLGEDGPTHQPVEQLATMRVIPNFQTWRGCDAVESAVSWKMAIMRDKAPTALIFSRQALTPMERTPEQVANIEKGGYVLKDCAGTPDIIFISTGSEVGLAVEAAEAMDANVRVVSMPCTSAYDEQDQAYKDSVLIPGVKRVAIEAGVADGWYKYVGLDGGTVCMSTFGESAPADELFKEFGFTVENVVATANKVLGK; translated from the coding sequence ATGGCAACTCGTAGAGATCTAGCAAATGCAATCCGTGCGTTAAGTATGGATGCAGTTCAAAAAGCAAATTCTGGTCACCCAGGTGCTCCAATGGGTATGGCGGATATCGCTGAAGTATTGTGGAACAGCCACATGAAGTTCAATCCGACAAACTCTAAGTGGGCTGACCGCGATCGTTTTGTACTTTCAAATGGTCATGGTTCAATGCTTATGTATTCTCTATTACATCTTTCTGGTTACGACCTAAGCATGGAAGACATCAAACAGTTCCGTCAGCTACACGCTAAGACGGCTGGTCACCCAGAATATGGTTATGCAGAAGGTATTGAAACAACAACGGGTCCTCTAGGTCAGGGTATTACTAACGCAGTGGGTATGGCTATCGCTGAACGTACTCTAGCAGCACAGTTCAATAAGCCTGGACACGATATCGTTGACCATAACACTTATGTATTCATGGGTGATGGTTGTTTAATGGAAGGTCTTTCTCACGAAGCGTGTGCAATGGCTGGTACTTTAGGTCTTGGTAAGTTAATCGCTTTCTGGGATGACAACGATATCTCTATCGACGGTAACATCGGTGACTGGATGGAAAAAGGCGTTCCTGGACGTTTTGTTTCTTATGACTGGCACGTTATTCCTAACGTTGATGGTCACGATGCTGACGCAATCAATGCGGCAATCGAAGAAGCTAAGAAAGTAACAGACAAGCCTACGCTAATCTGTACTAAGACAGTTATCGGTTTTGGTTCTCCTAACAAGTGTGGTACTTACTCTTGTCACGGTGCACCTTTAGGTGATGATGAAATCGCTCTAGCACGTAAAGAACTTGGTTGGACTGCTGGTCCATTCGAAATTCCAGAAGATATTTACGCTGGTTGGGATCATAAAGCTCAAGGTGCTAAAGATGAAGCAGCTTGGAACGAGAAGTTTGCAGCTTATAAAGCAGCTTACCCAGCTGAAGCAGCAGAATTTGAACGTCGTATGGCGGGTGAATTACCAGCTAACTTCGAAGTAGATATGGATGCGTTTATCGCTAAGACTCAGGCTGAAATGCCTAAGCTAGCTTCACGTCAAGCTTCGCAGAAAACAATCGAAGAACTAGGTAACTTACTACCAGAAATGTTTGGTGGTTCTGCTGACTTAACAGGTTCTAACTTAACTAACTGGTCTAAGATGGTTAAGGTTAACAAAGAAAACGCTGATGGTAACTACCTATCTTGGGGTGTTCGCGAATTCGGTATGGCTCACATGATGAACGGTATGGTTCTTCACGGTGGTTTCAAAGTATTCGGTGGAACTTTCTTCATGTTTATGGAGTTCATGCGTAATGCTTTACGTATGTCTGCACTGATGAAAATCGGTACTATCTATGTTTACACTCATGATTCTATCGGTCTAGGTGAAGATGGTCCTACTCACCAGCCAGTTGAGCAGTTAGCAACAATGCGTGTTATCCCTAACTTCCAAACTTGGCGTGGTTGTGATGCGGTTGAGTCTGCTGTTTCTTGGAAAATGGCTATCATGCGTGATAAAGCTCCTACGGCATTGATTTTCTCTCGTCAGGCATTAACTCCGATGGAACGTACACCTGAACAAGTAGCAAACATCGAAAAAGGTGGTTATGTATTGAAAGATTGTGCTGGTACTCCAGACATTATCTTCATCTCTACAGGTTCTGAAGTAGGTCTAGCAGTTGAAGCAGCTGAAGCAATGGATGCAAATGTTCGTGTTGTTTCTATGCCTTGTACTAGTGCTTATGATGAGCAAGATCAAGCCTATAAAGATTCTGTTCTTATTCCTGGTGTTAAACGTGTTGCAATCGAAGCTGGTGTTGCTGATGGTTGGTACAAGTACGTTGGTCTTGATGGTGGAACAGTTTGTATGTCTACTTTCGGTGAATCAGCACCTGCGGACGAACTATTTAAAGAGTTTGGTTTCACAGTAGAAAACGTTGTTGCTACAGCAAACAAAGTTTTAGGTAAATAA
- a CDS encoding tetratricopeptide repeat protein yields the protein MSDKQVLNFEISQSNFNSVVLMNSYKLPVFTLFMSPSLGMCIQLENLLTKYAEDFAGEFLLARIDIDMETDLREQYEIVNVPTLKVFKDGEMVHQEVGLLEEAELAALLKSFGIYKASDDMREKAKQMHLNNDTAGAIKTLTEAIQSDPRNTRVALDMIQILLDINELEEAKSLFNRLPDKDKNSEIGKAIVGQMTFKDLAAKTPGLVSLIKMVDEDPANYEARLYLAVCYVAEHAYEEALDQTFEILENMPGFKDGAAQELTITIINMLEGSQPELAKDARRILGNMLAK from the coding sequence ATGAGTGATAAACAAGTTTTAAACTTTGAGATTTCGCAAAGTAATTTCAATTCTGTTGTTTTAATGAATTCATATAAATTACCCGTTTTCACATTGTTTATGAGCCCAAGTTTAGGGATGTGTATTCAGTTAGAAAATCTTCTTACAAAATATGCAGAAGACTTTGCTGGTGAGTTTTTATTGGCACGTATTGATATCGATATGGAAACAGACTTACGTGAGCAATATGAGATTGTTAATGTACCGACTTTAAAAGTGTTTAAAGATGGTGAGATGGTCCATCAAGAAGTGGGTCTTTTAGAAGAGGCAGAATTAGCTGCTTTACTAAAATCTTTCGGTATTTATAAAGCTTCAGATGATATGCGTGAAAAGGCCAAGCAGATGCATCTAAATAACGATACAGCAGGTGCAATTAAAACTCTCACTGAAGCAATACAGTCGGATCCTAGAAACACTCGTGTTGCACTGGATATGATTCAAATATTACTAGATATTAACGAATTAGAAGAAGCTAAATCTTTATTTAACCGTTTACCAGACAAAGATAAAAATTCAGAGATAGGTAAAGCAATAGTCGGTCAAATGACATTTAAAGATTTGGCGGCTAAAACACCTGGCCTGGTAAGTTTAATTAAAATGGTTGATGAAGATCCAGCTAATTATGAAGCTAGATTGTATTTAGCGGTTTGTTATGTTGCTGAACATGCTTATGAAGAAGCTTTAGACCAGACTTTTGAAATATTAGAAAATATGCCTGGATTTAAAGACGGTGCTGCACAAGAACTCACTATCACGATTATTAATATGTTGGAAGGTAGTCAACCTGAGTTAGCTAAAGATGCACGCAGAATTCTGGGTAATATGTTGGCAAAATAA
- a CDS encoding phosphoglycerate kinase — MSVIKMSDLDLAGKRVLIREDLNVPVKDGKVTSDARIRASLPTIKMAADAGAKVMLMSHLGRPTEGQYEEEFSLAPVAADLTAKLGKEVRLIKDYLDGGFDVADGEVVLLENVRFNVGEKKDDEALSKKYAALCDVYVMDAFGTAHRAQASTHGAGAFADTACAGPLLAAELDALGKALHNPARPMVAIVGGSKVSTKLTVLESLSEKVDQLVVGGGIANTFIEAAGYNVGKSLSETDLVPTCKKLNEIMEKRGAAIPLASDVVCGKEFSESAAAETKNVSETADDDMIFDIGPDSAAELAEIIKNAGTVVWNGPVGVFEFDQFGEGTKAISMAIAESSAFSIAGGGDTLAAIDKYDIADKVSYISTGGGAFLEFLEGKELPAVTMLEKAAAAK, encoded by the coding sequence ATGTCTGTAATTAAGATGTCTGATCTAGATTTAGCTGGTAAGCGCGTATTGATTCGTGAAGACCTTAACGTTCCAGTTAAAGACGGTAAAGTAACTTCTGATGCACGTATTCGTGCTTCATTACCTACAATCAAAATGGCCGCTGACGCTGGTGCTAAGGTAATGCTGATGTCTCACCTTGGTCGTCCTACTGAAGGTCAATATGAAGAAGAGTTCTCTCTTGCTCCAGTTGCTGCTGATCTTACAGCTAAACTAGGTAAAGAAGTTCGTCTTATTAAAGATTACCTTGATGGTGGTTTTGATGTAGCTGATGGTGAAGTAGTTCTTTTAGAAAACGTTCGTTTCAACGTTGGTGAAAAGAAAGACGATGAAGCTCTTTCTAAGAAGTATGCAGCACTTTGTGATGTATATGTTATGGACGCTTTCGGTACAGCTCACCGTGCACAAGCTTCAACACATGGTGCAGGTGCATTTGCTGATACAGCGTGTGCAGGTCCATTATTAGCAGCAGAATTAGATGCTTTAGGTAAGGCTTTACATAACCCAGCACGTCCAATGGTTGCAATTGTTGGTGGTTCTAAGGTTTCTACAAAGTTAACTGTTCTTGAGTCACTTTCTGAAAAAGTTGACCAATTAGTTGTAGGTGGTGGTATTGCTAACACGTTTATTGAAGCAGCTGGTTATAACGTTGGTAAATCACTTTCTGAAACGGATCTAGTACCAACATGTAAGAAGCTTAACGAAATCATGGAAAAACGTGGTGCGGCGATTCCTTTAGCGTCAGACGTAGTATGTGGTAAAGAATTCTCTGAGTCAGCGGCAGCTGAAACTAAAAATGTTTCTGAAACCGCTGATGACGATATGATTTTTGATATCGGTCCTGATTCTGCAGCAGAATTAGCTGAAATCATCAAAAATGCAGGTACTGTTGTATGGAATGGTCCAGTAGGTGTTTTTGAGTTTGATCAATTTGGTGAAGGAACTAAAGCAATCTCTATGGCAATTGCAGAGTCTTCAGCATTCTCGATTGCAGGTGGTGGTGATACTTTAGCGGCAATTGATAAGTATGATATCGCTGATAAAGTTTCTTACATCTCTACTGGTGGTGGTGCTTTCTTAGAATTCTTAGAAGGTAAAGAACTACCAGCTGTAACTATGTTAGAAAAAGCAGCAGCTGCAAAATAA
- the pyk gene encoding pyruvate kinase: MPSGLRRTKIVATLGPATDREGELEKIIKAGVDVVRINMSHGIPQEHILRAQAVREMAEKFDRQVGVLVDLQGPKIRIARFADDKVFLKAGDKFAFDNAVGNNDGNQHEVGLTYKNLPYDVKEGDKLLLDDGRLVFQVDSVEGERVNTTTIVGGSLSNNKGINLAGGGLSAAALTEKDKEDILTAAEIKADYLALSFPRSAEDVEYCRSLASKAGLNCSIVSKVERAEAVADDATLDGIILASDVIMIARGDLGVEVGDAQLPALQKKMIKRSRQLNRVTITATQMMETMIENAIPTRAEVFDVANAVMDGTDAVMLSGETATGHSPSLVIETMGNICREAEKSRTSRESTHRIDESFTAVDETIAMATMYAANHFGVKCIAALTESGNTALLMSRISSGMPIIALTPHLDTRRKVTLFRGVYPSTLTYDGLNDEEVKASIMDRIKEFGIAKSGDLILMTRGEVNGTMGGTNKMEIVKLP, encoded by the coding sequence ATGCCAAGTGGTTTAAGAAGAACAAAAATTGTTGCAACTTTAGGTCCTGCTACGGATCGTGAAGGTGAGCTAGAAAAAATTATTAAAGCGGGTGTGGACGTTGTGCGTATTAATATGTCACACGGTATTCCACAAGAGCATATTTTGCGTGCTCAAGCTGTTCGTGAAATGGCTGAAAAATTTGATAGACAAGTCGGTGTTTTAGTTGACCTACAAGGTCCTAAAATTCGTATTGCACGCTTTGCAGATGACAAAGTTTTCCTGAAAGCTGGTGATAAGTTTGCATTTGATAATGCCGTAGGTAACAACGATGGTAATCAACATGAAGTTGGTCTAACCTACAAAAACCTTCCTTATGATGTAAAAGAAGGTGATAAGTTACTGCTTGATGATGGTCGTTTAGTTTTTCAAGTAGATAGTGTTGAGGGTGAGCGTGTTAATACCACAACAATCGTTGGTGGCTCTTTATCAAATAATAAAGGGATTAACCTTGCCGGTGGTGGTTTATCTGCTGCGGCATTAACTGAAAAAGATAAAGAAGATATTTTAACGGCAGCTGAGATTAAAGCAGATTACTTAGCTTTATCTTTTCCACGTTCAGCAGAAGATGTTGAATACTGTCGTTCTTTAGCTTCTAAAGCTGGCTTAAACTGTAGCATTGTTTCTAAGGTTGAGCGTGCTGAAGCAGTTGCGGATGACGCTACGTTAGACGGAATTATTCTAGCTTCAGATGTCATCATGATTGCTCGTGGTGACTTAGGTGTAGAAGTTGGTGATGCACAATTACCAGCGTTACAAAAGAAAATGATTAAGCGTTCTCGCCAACTTAATCGTGTGACTATCACTGCAACTCAGATGATGGAAACTATGATTGAAAATGCAATTCCTACGCGTGCAGAAGTCTTTGACGTTGCCAATGCGGTAATGGATGGAACAGATGCAGTAATGTTATCTGGTGAAACGGCTACGGGTCATTCTCCAAGCTTAGTTATTGAAACAATGGGTAATATTTGTCGTGAAGCGGAGAAGTCACGTACTTCTCGTGAATCAACTCACCGTATTGATGAGTCATTTACAGCAGTAGATGAAACGATTGCAATGGCAACCATGTATGCGGCGAACCACTTTGGTGTGAAATGTATTGCAGCGTTAACTGAATCTGGTAATACGGCTTTATTAATGTCACGTATTAGTTCTGGTATGCCAATTATCGCTTTAACACCGCATTTAGACACGCGTCGTAAAGTAACTTTATTCCGTGGTGTATATCCGTCAACTCTGACCTACGATGGTTTGAATGATGAAGAAGTAAAAGCATCGATTATGGATCGAATTAAAGAATTTGGAATTGCCAAATCAGGTGATCTAATTCTTATGACTCGTGGTGAAGTAAATGGCACTATGGGTGGAACAAACAAAATGGAAATTGTAAAACTTCCATAA
- a CDS encoding nitric oxide reductase activation protein NorD produces the protein MSFDLEEVRASLIKSVPQLEDKLDSLIQEASHYMNEHSREEWLDNANALAYLGKGQEVVVSYLEAVPQVIAKVEDEIMDDIHETVMKLSSVTSGEVIALVLDSLPTIADKTRDIDLTRQYLALIYQIGSKTPRGMRPMLANMDELMSKLTVSGLRRWAQWGAQAHARNFPAQIKYFGLESEDSKAVFQQQRKGSLFIDYHRPINFYLRAFWARDFFIRPAAADFEDFKPYFEKMALHLPDALNDIGEVSGGELYRAMAAHLASHVCYSKAAISMEQLTPQQMFFIEIIEDARVEYNAIKQFPGLRNLWMKVIKASQEQVDLDPKSNAYRIEQLAIKLMDKNHDLQDDQLMIVADKFYAEIEDNLENEKWSWNLGVLLHNVLNIATNKWVSLTELNKQRFGYRDDNRFVWASEEWAEMDAGSAGYQETVRRNVSVMEMINEIDSELVDVDHDEVWVLGSELMPYEDNGLSYNEMEGIEPVSDPYHYHEWDYRVQLNRPNWVTLFERRAKKGDPELYNRILDANKGIAHRIKQIVDKLQAVGLQRIRRLEDGDELDLNACVEAITSIRMGQEPDPRITMKNVIRSREVSVVILLDLSESTNEKVADSDRTILEVTQEAAILVSHAINGIGDQFAVHGFSSDGRHDLQYVRFKQFDDSFDAEVHARLAGMQGGLSTRMGGAMRHAGHYLEQQNSKQKLLLVITDGEPADIDEQDGQYLKQDAKKAVEELQSKGIHSYCLTIDQYADKYVHNIFGQNRYAIVDDVMKLPEKLPQLFANLTT, from the coding sequence ATGAGTTTTGATCTAGAAGAAGTCAGAGCATCATTGATCAAAAGCGTGCCTCAACTTGAGGACAAGCTAGACTCTTTGATCCAAGAAGCTTCTCACTACATGAATGAGCACTCTCGTGAAGAGTGGTTAGACAACGCCAATGCCCTTGCTTATTTAGGTAAAGGACAAGAAGTTGTAGTGAGCTATCTTGAAGCAGTTCCACAAGTTATTGCTAAAGTCGAAGACGAGATTATGGATGATATCCATGAGACCGTAATGAAATTATCATCAGTAACATCTGGGGAAGTCATTGCACTCGTTTTAGACTCATTGCCGACCATTGCTGACAAAACACGAGATATAGATTTAACTAGACAATACCTAGCTTTAATCTATCAAATTGGGTCTAAAACACCACGTGGTATGCGTCCAATGTTAGCCAATATGGATGAGCTTATGTCTAAGCTTACTGTATCTGGTTTACGTCGTTGGGCTCAATGGGGTGCACAAGCACATGCTCGTAATTTCCCGGCACAAATTAAGTACTTTGGTTTAGAGTCAGAGGATTCTAAAGCGGTCTTTCAGCAACAGCGTAAAGGTTCATTGTTTATCGATTACCATCGACCAATCAACTTTTACCTGCGTGCTTTCTGGGCCCGTGATTTCTTTATTCGTCCAGCCGCTGCGGACTTTGAAGACTTTAAACCTTACTTTGAAAAGATGGCCTTACACCTTCCAGACGCCTTAAATGATATAGGTGAGGTATCAGGTGGTGAGCTTTACCGAGCAATGGCGGCACATTTGGCGTCACACGTTTGCTACAGTAAAGCAGCTATATCCATGGAACAGTTAACACCACAGCAGATGTTTTTTATAGAAATCATCGAAGATGCTCGAGTGGAATACAATGCGATTAAGCAGTTTCCAGGGTTACGCAACCTGTGGATGAAAGTCATTAAAGCGAGTCAAGAACAAGTTGATTTAGACCCTAAGTCAAATGCATATCGCATTGAACAACTTGCTATTAAGTTAATGGATAAAAACCATGACTTACAAGATGATCAATTAATGATTGTTGCTGATAAGTTCTATGCTGAAATCGAAGACAATTTAGAAAACGAAAAATGGTCATGGAATTTAGGTGTTTTACTACACAACGTTCTAAATATCGCTACCAATAAATGGGTTTCTTTAACTGAGTTAAACAAACAACGTTTCGGTTACCGTGATGACAACCGTTTTGTATGGGCTTCTGAAGAGTGGGCTGAAATGGATGCTGGCTCTGCAGGTTACCAAGAAACTGTACGCAGAAATGTTTCTGTTATGGAAATGATTAACGAGATCGATTCTGAGCTTGTTGATGTTGACCATGATGAAGTCTGGGTTTTAGGTTCTGAACTCATGCCATACGAAGATAACGGCCTCTCTTATAATGAGATGGAAGGAATTGAACCGGTTTCAGATCCTTATCATTACCACGAGTGGGATTACCGTGTTCAGCTTAATCGCCCTAATTGGGTAACGCTGTTTGAACGTCGAGCTAAAAAAGGCGACCCTGAACTTTATAATCGCATTCTTGATGCCAATAAAGGCATTGCACACCGTATAAAACAGATTGTCGATAAACTACAAGCTGTTGGTTTGCAACGTATCCGTCGCTTAGAAGATGGTGATGAACTCGATTTAAATGCATGTGTAGAAGCCATCACGTCAATTCGTATGGGACAAGAACCAGACCCACGTATTACCATGAAAAACGTAATTCGTAGTCGTGAAGTATCGGTGGTTATATTGTTAGACTTATCTGAATCGACTAATGAAAAAGTGGCTGATTCCGATAGAACGATTCTAGAAGTGACTCAAGAAGCGGCCATTTTAGTATCGCATGCGATTAACGGTATTGGAGATCAGTTTGCTGTTCACGGCTTCTCATCTGATGGTCGTCACGACCTTCAGTATGTACGCTTTAAACAGTTTGATGATTCATTTGATGCCGAGGTTCACGCTCGTTTAGCAGGCATGCAAGGCGGATTATCTACCCGTATGGGTGGTGCAATGCGTCATGCTGGACATTATCTAGAACAACAAAACAGTAAGCAAAAATTACTGCTCGTTATTACAGATGGTGAACCCGCTGATATTGATGAACAAGATGGTCAGTACTTAAAACAAGATGCTAAAAAAGCGGTAGAAGAATTGCAATCTAAAGGCATTCACTCATACTGCTTAACGATTGACCAGTACGCAGATAAATATGTGCATAACATCTTTGGTCAAAACCGTTACGCTATCGTTGATGACGTAATGAAACTGCCTGAAAAGTTACCGCAATTATTTGCAAACCTGACAACTTAA
- the fba gene encoding class II fructose-bisphosphate aldolase (catalyzes the reversible aldol condensation of dihydroxyacetonephosphate and glyceraldehyde 3-phosphate in the Calvin cycle, glycolysis, and/or gluconeogenesis), with product MAMITLRELMDYAAENNFGMPAFNVNNMEQVRAIMRAADAVDSPVILQGSAGARKYAGEPMLRHMIAAAVEMFPNVPVVMHQDHGSDVGVCLRAIQSGFTSVMMDGSLEADMKTPASYEYNAGITAEVVKIAHAGGVSVEGELGCLGSLETGMMGEEDGHGSDEKLDMHSLLTDPEEAAQFVKDTNVDCLAVAVGTSHGAYKFTSKPSDDVLKIDQIKKIHERIPDTHIVMHGSSSVPEEWLEIINNYGGDMGQTYGVPVEAIVEGIKYGVRKVNIDTDLRMASTGAIRKHLAENTSNFDPRKFFNAAENAMMEICKARFEAFGCAGHGSKIKSVGLEEMQARYASGSLNQTVK from the coding sequence ATGGCGATGATTACACTTCGTGAATTAATGGACTACGCAGCAGAAAACAACTTCGGTATGCCTGCGTTTAACGTAAACAACATGGAACAAGTTCGTGCAATCATGCGTGCTGCTGACGCTGTAGATTCTCCAGTAATCCTTCAGGGTTCTGCTGGTGCACGTAAATATGCTGGTGAGCCAATGTTACGTCACATGATCGCTGCTGCGGTTGAAATGTTCCCTAACGTTCCAGTTGTAATGCACCAGGATCACGGTTCTGATGTTGGCGTATGTTTACGTGCAATCCAGTCTGGTTTTACATCAGTTATGATGGATGGTTCATTAGAAGCTGATATGAAGACTCCTGCTTCTTACGAATACAATGCTGGTATCACTGCTGAAGTAGTTAAAATTGCTCACGCTGGTGGTGTTTCTGTTGAAGGTGAGCTAGGTTGCCTAGGTTCATTAGAAACAGGAATGATGGGTGAAGAAGATGGTCACGGTTCTGATGAGAAGCTTGATATGCATAGCCTATTAACTGATCCTGAAGAAGCAGCACAGTTCGTTAAAGATACTAACGTTGACTGTTTAGCAGTTGCGGTTGGTACTTCTCACGGTGCTTACAAGTTTACTTCTAAGCCATCTGACGATGTTCTTAAGATTGACCAAATCAAGAAAATCCATGAGCGTATTCCTGATACTCACATCGTAATGCACGGTTCTTCTTCTGTTCCAGAAGAGTGGTTAGAAATCATCAATAACTACGGTGGTGATATGGGTCAAACTTACGGTGTACCTGTTGAAGCAATCGTTGAAGGTATCAAGTATGGTGTTCGTAAAGTTAACATCGATACTGATTTACGTATGGCATCTACTGGTGCAATCCGTAAGCACCTTGCTGAAAATACTTCTAACTTCGATCCACGTAAATTCTTTAATGCTGCTGAAAATGCAATGATGGAAATCTGTAAAGCACGTTTTGAAGCATTTGGTTGTGCGGGTCACGGTTCTAAAATCAAATCTGTTGGTTTAGAAGAAATGCAAGCTCGTTATGCGTCAGGTTCATTGAACCAAACTGTTAAATAA